Proteins from one Pontibacter korlensis genomic window:
- a CDS encoding transposase: MEKREYDASFKRMAIDLTYARGSVKEVALELGIDPGRLSKWRQKEGTPIRSAEGLTDEQKEIKRLQKELKEAQLERDILKKAISIFSKGDGRYTDS; encoded by the coding sequence ATGGAAAAAAGAGAATATGACGCCTCCTTCAAGCGGATGGCCATTGATCTGACCTACGCCAGGGGATCGGTAAAGGAAGTGGCTCTGGAGCTGGGCATTGACCCCGGCAGACTTAGCAAGTGGCGCCAGAAGGAGGGCACACCCATAAGGTCGGCCGAAGGTTTAACGGACGAGCAAAAAGAGATCAAAAGGTTGCAGAAAGAGCTAAAGGAGGCGCAGCTGGAGCGAGATATCCTAAAAAAGGCCATCAGCATCTTCTCCAAGGGAGACGGGCGGTATACGGATTCGTAG
- a CDS encoding JAB domain-containing protein: MEKTVKASAKVAEVKLSYRNKVKPSERPQVTCSADSYRVLKESWDKSKIEFVEQFKVLLLNRANRVLGVYELSTGGVAGTVADPKLVFVAALKACASAIILSHNHPSGNLKPSQADLQLTKKIKQGGELLDIAVLDHLILTSESYYSLADEGLL, from the coding sequence ATGGAAAAGACCGTTAAAGCCTCCGCCAAAGTAGCCGAAGTCAAGCTCTCTTACCGCAACAAGGTGAAACCATCAGAGCGCCCGCAGGTCACCTGCTCTGCCGACTCCTACAGGGTGCTGAAGGAGAGCTGGGACAAGAGCAAAATAGAGTTCGTCGAGCAGTTCAAGGTGCTGCTGTTGAACCGCGCAAACCGGGTGCTGGGTGTCTACGAGCTCTCCACCGGGGGCGTGGCCGGCACCGTGGCGGATCCCAAGCTCGTCTTCGTGGCCGCCTTGAAAGCCTGCGCTTCGGCCATCATCCTCTCGCACAACCACCCCTCGGGCAACCTTAAACCCAGCCAGGCGGACCTGCAGCTCACCAAGAAGATCAAGCAAGGGGGCGAGCTGCTGGATATCGCCGTGCTGGACCACCTCATCCTCACCAGCGAGAGCTACTACTCTTTAGCAGACGAGGGACTCCTGTAG